From one Butyricimonas faecihominis genomic stretch:
- a CDS encoding DUF4254 domain-containing protein, whose protein sequence is MLFAELCYQIFEESTACYHVQDCVDAEMENPYEYKSIEYYLFLKNWVDAVQWHLEDVIRDPDIEPVKALEIKRRIDQLNQRRTDLVELLDGYFWDKYKNVRILSCATVNTESPAWAIDRLSILCLKIYHMEQEVQRREVAQIHVKECDDKLSVLLEQKRDLILAINQLLGDIETGRKYMKVYKQMKMYNDPELNPVLYRKGQGV, encoded by the coding sequence ATGTTGTTTGCAGAATTATGCTACCAAATCTTTGAAGAAAGTACGGCATGTTATCATGTACAAGATTGTGTTGATGCTGAAATGGAGAATCCATACGAGTATAAATCAATCGAATATTATTTATTTCTCAAAAATTGGGTAGATGCAGTCCAGTGGCATTTGGAGGATGTCATTCGGGATCCGGATATAGAACCCGTGAAAGCGTTGGAAATCAAACGGCGTATAGATCAGTTGAATCAACGTCGGACGGATTTGGTCGAGTTGCTGGATGGATATTTCTGGGATAAATATAAAAACGTGAGAATCTTATCTTGCGCAACCGTGAACACGGAGAGTCCGGCATGGGCGATAGACCGGTTATCTATTTTGTGTTTGAAGATTTATCACATGGAGCAGGAGGTGCAGCGTAGAGAGGTTGCTCAAATACATGTAAAGGAGTGTGATGATAAGCTAAGCGTGTTGCTGGAACAGAAAAGGGATTTAATACTCGCGATCAATCAACTTTTGGGAGATATAGAAACGGGACGTAAATACATGAAAGTCTACAAACAGATGAAAATGTATAACGATCCGGAATTGAACCCCGTATTATATAGAAAAGGGCAAGGAGTATGA
- a CDS encoding glycosyltransferase family 2 protein, which produces MQVSVVVSTYNQPEWLEKVLWGYNMQSFKDFELIVADDGSGSASREMLKRITPKLSYPLKHVWHEDVGFRKCLILNEAILAASADYLIFTDGDCIPRKDFVEQHMKFRKKGHFLSGGYHKLSMETSRAIQLSDIESQACFNVRWLKERGMKCSFRNNKLTTSKLLASILNAVTTTKPTWNGHNASGWMEDVMRVNGYDERMEYGGQDREFGERLVNCGITGLQIRYSAICLHLDHARGYINQKAWDRNREIRKETVSLKHTWTDFGIKK; this is translated from the coding sequence ATGCAAGTTTCTGTTGTGGTTTCTACTTATAATCAGCCAGAGTGGTTGGAAAAAGTTTTATGGGGATATAATATGCAAAGTTTTAAGGATTTTGAATTGATCGTTGCAGATGATGGGTCGGGAAGCGCATCTCGGGAGATGTTGAAACGAATCACGCCTAAATTATCATATCCGTTAAAGCATGTGTGGCATGAGGATGTGGGTTTTAGAAAATGTCTTATCTTGAATGAAGCTATTTTAGCTGCAAGTGCGGATTATCTTATTTTTACCGATGGAGATTGTATTCCTAGAAAGGATTTTGTTGAGCAGCATATGAAGTTTAGAAAAAAGGGGCATTTCCTTTCAGGTGGATACCATAAATTATCTATGGAAACTTCACGGGCAATACAATTATCGGATATTGAAAGCCAAGCGTGTTTTAATGTACGTTGGCTAAAAGAACGTGGAATGAAATGTTCTTTTAGAAATAATAAATTGACAACTTCTAAGCTCCTTGCTTCTATTTTGAATGCTGTAACTACGACAAAACCAACATGGAACGGGCATAATGCTTCCGGGTGGATGGAGGATGTTATGCGTGTGAATGGTTATGACGAGCGAATGGAATATGGAGGACAAGATCGAGAGTTTGGTGAGCGGCTTGTAAATTGTGGCATTACTGGTTTACAAATTAGATATTCTGCAATTTGTTTACATTTGGATCATGCCAGAGGGTATATTAATCAGAAAGCTTGGGATAGAAATAGAGAGATTCGTAAAGAAACCGTATCTTTAAAACATACATGGACGGATTTCGGGATAAAGAAATAA
- a CDS encoding pyridoxal phosphate-dependent aminotransferase — MEKQTVYLDRNEYNYGPAPEVEKVLRNFDPDKLCFYTRIYDEGKKSILSDYIAELYNIPEKQVILGYGGEDILKQVVHYFLSGGQKQKTLLIPKFSWWYYKSIADEVNGRTIFYPLFEDGNTFKYDIQSIRETVEREKPEIVLIASPNNPTGNSLSKEELHEILSFIPRETAIVIDEAYASFSNKDTSYIKPLIEEFPNLLIIRTLSKFYGLPGLRLGFAFIGKNLSSFLNYSTKYLGYNRLSEEIGIAVLKANDYYQNVADLMAEDRETYMREIGALEGFKVYHSEANFILVKYPISLKSQLQNAFKAKDLIIKFMNEEDINTHMRITLGTQKQNRLVIDTIKEVVSTPS; from the coding sequence ATAGAAAAACAAACTGTATACTTGGACCGCAATGAATACAACTACGGTCCCGCCCCAGAAGTTGAAAAAGTTTTAAGAAACTTTGATCCGGACAAATTATGTTTTTACACAAGAATTTACGACGAAGGCAAAAAGAGTATTCTATCCGATTACATCGCCGAACTATATAATATCCCGGAAAAACAAGTCATTTTGGGATATGGTGGAGAAGATATTTTAAAACAAGTCGTTCACTACTTCCTATCCGGCGGACAAAAACAAAAAACACTATTAATCCCTAAATTTTCGTGGTGGTACTACAAATCCATCGCGGACGAGGTAAACGGACGAACCATCTTCTACCCGCTATTCGAGGACGGGAACACGTTCAAATATGATATTCAGAGCATCCGGGAAACGGTAGAACGGGAAAAACCGGAAATCGTGTTAATCGCCTCCCCGAACAATCCGACCGGAAATTCCTTGTCAAAAGAAGAGTTACACGAGATTCTCTCCTTTATCCCCCGGGAAACAGCCATTGTCATTGACGAGGCTTACGCGTCTTTTAGCAATAAAGACACGTCATACATAAAACCGCTCATTGAAGAGTTCCCGAATTTACTGATCATCCGGACCCTCTCGAAGTTCTACGGACTTCCCGGATTGCGTCTCGGCTTTGCCTTTATCGGGAAGAATTTGTCCTCGTTCTTGAATTATAGCACGAAATATTTAGGTTATAACCGACTTTCCGAAGAAATCGGTATTGCCGTATTGAAAGCAAACGATTATTACCAGAACGTGGCAGACCTCATGGCAGAAGACCGGGAAACCTATATGCGGGAAATCGGTGCCTTGGAAGGATTCAAAGTGTATCACTCGGAAGCAAACTTTATTCTGGTGAAATACCCGATTTCATTAAAATCCCAATTACAGAACGCGTTCAAAGCGAAAGACCTAATCATCAAATTCATGAACGAGGAAGATATTAACACGCACATGCGGATCACGTTGGGAACCCAAAAACAAAACCGTTTGGTGATAGACACCATCAAAGAAGTCGTGTCAACCCCATCCTAA
- a CDS encoding sugar phosphate nucleotidyltransferase, which yields MKAIILAAGIASRLRPLTNDRPKCLLKIGNRSLLERTIDALLENNIREIVIVTGYLHEMLESFVQTRYPSLSIKFIRNELYASTNNIYSLWLALPEVQQEKEIILLDSDILFDPLMIKILRDAPHANCLALDSHKLGEEEIKVIVNGKNQITELSKTCSIEKAIGESIGIEKISHAYLLALHEELEHMILHEKLDNVFYELAFERLIARGQYFYPVDTSAYFSMELDTPEDFHDAINRIPKHLQA from the coding sequence ATGAAAGCTATAATCCTTGCCGCGGGTATTGCCTCCCGGTTACGACCGCTCACAAACGATCGACCGAAATGCCTGCTAAAAATAGGCAATCGTTCTTTGTTGGAAAGAACGATTGATGCCTTATTGGAAAATAATATCCGTGAAATTGTTATCGTTACCGGTTACCTACATGAAATGCTGGAATCCTTCGTGCAAACCCGGTATCCTTCTTTAAGCATCAAATTCATCCGCAATGAACTTTACGCCTCCACCAATAACATATATTCCTTGTGGTTGGCATTACCCGAAGTTCAACAGGAAAAAGAAATTATTCTACTTGACAGCGACATTTTATTTGATCCGCTCATGATAAAAATATTACGGGATGCCCCTCATGCTAACTGCCTAGCACTGGACAGTCATAAACTCGGGGAGGAAGAGATCAAAGTCATCGTGAACGGGAAAAATCAAATCACGGAACTCAGCAAAACGTGTTCCATAGAAAAGGCCATTGGTGAATCCATCGGCATTGAAAAAATATCTCATGCCTATCTCCTTGCCCTACACGAAGAACTGGAACACATGATCCTACACGAAAAACTGGATAATGTTTTTTATGAATTAGCCTTCGAACGCTTGATTGCACGAGGACAATATTTCTATCCGGTGGACACGAGCGCCTATTTCTCCATGGAGCTTGACACTCCCGAAGATTTTCACGACGCCATCAATCGAATACCCAAACACCTACAAGCATGA
- a CDS encoding CDP-glycerol glycerophosphotransferase family protein, translating to MKIVLFCEQKYAINILQPLEVEANKEGGHSVIWYVQSRNIPDFPLKDEVKWTNSIQEIYDFSPDVLFVPCNIVPYYLPGVKIQIFHGYAAEKKDHWVIRRYFDSYFTQGPFFTEGFKALAKKYKDFEVVETGWPRQDWIYENLHTFDAEKNALLRKHQKSKLALYAPTFSPSLTSLPFIKKGLEKLAREKDVLLILKFHPLTRSEWMEEYRQLAEEHENMLWVEDHNITKYQIMADVMISDTSSTVYEFLLLDKPVITYKTIAQDIYWLDIQNPEDLPDAFDLVFQDATLASKRKWIIDNYDPYLDGKVCHRMLDAARDYISRHGVPKKRKLNLWRKYTSIKKFGKVKRR from the coding sequence ATGAAAATTGTACTATTTTGCGAACAAAAATACGCGATAAATATTTTACAGCCTCTCGAAGTCGAGGCCAATAAAGAAGGGGGACATTCCGTGATCTGGTATGTTCAGTCTAGAAACATCCCGGATTTCCCGTTAAAAGACGAGGTAAAATGGACAAACAGCATACAGGAAATCTACGATTTCTCCCCGGATGTCCTATTCGTTCCCTGCAACATTGTTCCCTACTACTTGCCGGGAGTGAAAATACAAATCTTTCACGGCTACGCTGCCGAGAAAAAGGATCATTGGGTAATCCGCCGTTATTTTGACTCCTATTTTACCCAAGGCCCATTCTTCACGGAAGGCTTTAAAGCACTTGCCAAAAAATACAAGGATTTTGAAGTTGTAGAAACAGGATGGCCTCGCCAAGACTGGATTTATGAAAATCTCCACACTTTTGACGCTGAAAAAAACGCACTACTCCGAAAGCACCAGAAAAGCAAATTGGCCTTGTATGCCCCAACCTTTTCCCCGTCGTTAACTTCCCTGCCATTCATAAAAAAGGGACTGGAAAAATTAGCCCGGGAAAAAGATGTCTTGCTCATCCTGAAATTTCACCCGTTAACCCGGAGTGAATGGATGGAAGAATACAGGCAATTGGCCGAGGAACATGAAAATATGCTTTGGGTCGAGGATCACAATATCACGAAATACCAGATCATGGCCGATGTCATGATTAGTGACACCTCTTCGACCGTGTACGAATTCTTACTACTCGACAAACCGGTCATCACGTACAAGACTATTGCTCAAGATATTTACTGGCTGGATATTCAAAACCCGGAAGACCTTCCCGATGCCTTCGATCTCGTATTTCAAGATGCAACACTCGCCTCAAAACGCAAATGGATCATCGACAACTACGACCCCTATCTGGACGGGAAAGTCTGCCACCGTATGCTTGACGCCGCCAGAGACTATATCTCCCGCCACGGAGTACCCAAGAAACGAAAATTAAATCTTTGGCGTAAATACACCAGTATCAAGAAATTCGGCAAAGTCAAAAGAAGATAA
- a CDS encoding Kdo domain containing protein: MIDYRINPKYKSLEKAILDIPSRFDLEGEVIENNRNVIKVLDVEGERFNVKSFKKPNIINQFAYAYVRKGKAQRSFEYANTLLERGVNTPEPIACIVYRNVFGVTRSFYISRQEEYDYTFRDLRVKRPADLEFILREFARFTYHFHTQSIYFIDHSPGNTLIRREGEQVHFMLVDLNRIKFMTISPLVGLKNFYRLNATDDMIDIIADEYARLTHSDAMEMTRLLKEWTHAHDEQVFKRKAKKKS; encoded by the coding sequence ATGATTGATTACCGAATTAATCCGAAATATAAGTCATTGGAAAAGGCTATTCTGGATATTCCTAGTCGTTTTGATTTGGAAGGGGAGGTTATTGAGAATAACCGGAACGTGATTAAGGTTCTGGACGTGGAAGGAGAACGTTTTAACGTGAAATCCTTTAAGAAACCCAATATCATTAATCAATTTGCATATGCTTACGTGCGGAAGGGAAAAGCTCAACGCTCGTTCGAGTACGCGAATACGTTGTTGGAGAGGGGGGTGAATACCCCGGAGCCAATTGCTTGTATCGTTTATCGGAATGTCTTCGGGGTAACCCGTAGTTTTTATATTTCCCGGCAGGAAGAGTATGATTATACTTTTCGGGATTTGCGGGTGAAACGTCCGGCTGATCTGGAATTTATTTTACGGGAGTTCGCCCGGTTCACGTATCATTTTCACACACAATCCATCTATTTTATCGATCATTCACCGGGGAACACGTTGATCCGGAGAGAGGGTGAACAGGTTCATTTTATGTTGGTTGACTTGAACCGGATCAAGTTCATGACGATTTCCCCGCTGGTGGGATTGAAGAACTTTTACCGCTTGAATGCAACAGATGATATGATTGATATTATCGCGGACGAATATGCCCGGTTGACACATTCGGACGCGATGGAAATGACTCGTTTGTTGAAAGAGTGGACTCATGCCCACGACGAGCAGGTGTTCAAACGGAAAGCCAAGAAGAAGAGTTAG
- a CDS encoding dihydrofolate reductase, with protein MVLSIIVAAAENNVIGRDNGLIWRLSADLKRFKALTTGHTILMGRKTFESIGRALPNRRNIVISRNLEFEAAGCEVAHSVEEALELTKNEDEVFVTGGGTIYKKLWDKADRLYLTVVHQECEGDTVIPSVDPEVWREVAREVGRADEKNECDYTFINYERVK; from the coding sequence ATGGTTTTATCAATAATAGTAGCAGCGGCAGAGAATAATGTTATCGGAAGGGATAACGGGTTGATATGGCGACTTTCGGCTGATTTGAAACGTTTTAAGGCCTTGACCACGGGGCATACGATATTAATGGGACGGAAGACGTTCGAGTCGATCGGTCGGGCATTGCCTAACCGGAGGAATATCGTTATTTCCCGGAATCTGGAATTCGAGGCCGCTGGATGCGAGGTGGCGCATAGCGTGGAGGAGGCTTTGGAGTTGACGAAAAATGAAGACGAGGTATTCGTGACCGGGGGCGGGACGATTTACAAGAAGTTGTGGGATAAAGCAGACCGGTTGTATCTTACCGTTGTCCATCAGGAATGTGAGGGCGATACGGTGATTCCGTCTGTTGACCCCGAGGTTTGGAGAGAGGTTGCGAGAGAAGTGGGGAGGGCGGATGAGAAAAATGAATGTGATTACACGTTTATAAATTACGAGCGGGTAAAATGA
- a CDS encoding thymidylate synthase: MRQYLDLLDRILKEGTVKEDRTGTGTISVFGHQMRFNLEEGFPLLTTKKLHLKSIIYELLWFLNGDTNVKYLHDHGVSIWDEWADEEGGLGHIYGYQWRSWPKPDGTSLDQISQVVHDIKHSPNSRRLIVSAWNAGDIENMALPPCHALFQFYVANGKLSCQLYQRSADTFLGVPFNIASYALLTMMMAQVCGLKPGEFVHTLGDTHIYLNHIEQVKLQLTREPRALPRMEINPDVKNIFDFKYEDFTLCDYNPHPHIKGAISV; the protein is encoded by the coding sequence ATGAGGCAATATTTAGATTTACTGGATAGGATTTTGAAGGAGGGGACAGTGAAAGAGGACCGGACTGGGACGGGAACGATTAGCGTGTTCGGTCACCAGATGCGGTTTAATCTAGAAGAAGGTTTCCCTTTGCTGACCACGAAGAAATTGCATTTGAAGTCAATTATATACGAGTTGTTGTGGTTCCTGAACGGCGATACGAACGTGAAGTATTTGCACGATCACGGGGTGAGTATCTGGGATGAATGGGCAGATGAAGAGGGGGGATTGGGACATATCTATGGTTACCAATGGCGTTCATGGCCTAAGCCGGACGGGACTTCTCTGGATCAGATTTCCCAAGTGGTGCATGACATCAAGCATAGTCCGAATTCCCGTCGGTTGATCGTGAGTGCATGGAATGCCGGGGATATTGAAAATATGGCATTGCCCCCTTGTCACGCATTGTTTCAGTTTTACGTGGCTAACGGGAAATTGTCCTGCCAATTGTATCAGCGTAGTGCCGATACTTTTTTGGGTGTGCCGTTTAATATTGCCTCGTATGCTTTGTTGACGATGATGATGGCGCAGGTGTGTGGTTTGAAACCGGGAGAATTTGTACATACCTTGGGTGACACGCATATTTACTTGAATCATATCGAACAGGTGAAATTGCAGTTGACTCGTGAACCCCGTGCCTTACCCCGGATGGAAATCAACCCGGACGTGAAAAATATATTCGATTTTAAATACGAAGATTTCACGTTGTGCGATTATAACCCGCATCCACATATAAAGGGGGCGATATCGGTATAA
- a CDS encoding O-methyltransferase, which produces MLEMDAELEQYILAHSEPEGEVLAELSRATHLNVLRPRMLSGNLQGQFLKMICRMIGARRVLEIGTYTGYAAISMAAGVEEGGVLHTIDVNDELEDFTRQYIEKSGLQERIVFHVGDACEIIPTLDEMFDLVFIDADKREYSEYYRLVFDKVRHGGIIVADDVLWDGKVADPRVKPDAQTKGILDFNEMVQADSRVENILLPVRHGLMIVRKV; this is translated from the coding sequence ATGTTGGAAATGGATGCTGAATTGGAACAATATATATTGGCGCATAGCGAGCCGGAGGGGGAAGTGTTGGCCGAGTTGTCAAGGGCGACCCATCTGAATGTATTGCGTCCGAGAATGTTATCCGGGAATTTGCAAGGGCAGTTCCTGAAAATGATATGTCGGATGATTGGCGCCCGTCGGGTGCTGGAGATCGGGACATACACGGGGTATGCCGCTATTTCGATGGCTGCCGGGGTGGAGGAAGGGGGAGTGCTGCACACGATTGACGTGAACGACGAGTTGGAAGATTTCACTCGCCAATATATTGAAAAAAGTGGTTTGCAGGAGCGTATCGTTTTTCACGTGGGGGATGCTTGCGAGATTATTCCCACGCTGGATGAAATGTTTGATTTGGTGTTTATCGATGCCGATAAACGGGAATATTCGGAATATTATCGCTTGGTATTTGATAAGGTTCGTCACGGGGGAATCATTGTCGCGGACGACGTATTGTGGGATGGCAAGGTGGCGGATCCGCGAGTGAAACCGGATGCCCAAACGAAAGGTATATTGGACTTTAATGAAATGGTACAGGCCGATAGCCGGGTGGAGAATATCCTGTTGCCTGTTCGTCACGGGCTAATGATCGTGAGAAAAGTTTAG
- a CDS encoding M16 family metallopeptidase: MYQTHIFANGLRLIHNYVPNKAAYCGLIINVGSRDEREDELGMAHFIEHVIFKGTEKRKAYHILSRLEDVGGELNAYTTKEDTCVYATFMAKDYERTLELFADIVFHSVFPEKEIEKEKDVVLDEINSYKDNPGELIFDDFEELIYTGYPIGRNILGDEASVERISRGMVLDFVRRNYFTNRMVISSVGDIPFEKLVRLVEKYFSPYEAGTPLRTRIKPEIYTPRFVEMDRDTHQSHCIIGNIAYDYTEDNRLALSLLMNLLGGTGMNSRLNLNIREKYGLAYNIEASYTPYSDTGVSMIYFGCDPENAEWCLNLCKKEMRALYEEKLGPLQLKRAKAQMVGQLAISSENYENLMLSIGKSFLIYDKVDSLEDIYTQIEEITPELLIRVAKEVFDVEKQSVLLYK; encoded by the coding sequence ATGTATCAAACACATATATTTGCTAATGGATTACGATTAATCCATAACTATGTTCCGAATAAAGCCGCTTATTGCGGGTTGATTATAAACGTGGGGAGCCGGGATGAACGGGAGGATGAACTGGGGATGGCTCATTTTATAGAACACGTGATTTTTAAAGGTACGGAGAAACGTAAAGCCTATCATATATTGAGTCGTCTGGAGGATGTCGGGGGTGAGTTAAATGCTTATACCACGAAGGAGGACACGTGCGTGTATGCCACGTTTATGGCAAAGGATTACGAGCGTACGTTGGAATTGTTTGCCGACATCGTGTTTCATTCGGTGTTCCCGGAGAAGGAGATAGAGAAGGAGAAAGACGTGGTACTGGATGAGATAAACTCGTACAAGGATAACCCGGGAGAGCTGATTTTCGACGATTTCGAGGAGTTGATTTATACCGGTTACCCGATCGGGCGGAATATTCTGGGCGACGAGGCTTCCGTGGAACGGATTTCCCGGGGTATGGTGCTGGATTTCGTGAGACGTAATTATTTCACGAACCGGATGGTGATTAGCTCGGTCGGGGATATCCCGTTCGAGAAGTTGGTGCGTCTGGTGGAAAAGTATTTTTCGCCTTACGAGGCCGGAACTCCATTGAGGACCCGGATTAAGCCGGAAATTTACACTCCCCGTTTCGTGGAAATGGATCGGGACACGCACCAAAGTCATTGTATTATCGGGAATATCGCTTACGATTACACGGAGGATAACCGATTAGCCTTATCGCTGTTGATGAACTTGTTGGGAGGGACGGGAATGAATTCCCGTTTGAATTTGAATATCCGTGAAAAATACGGTTTGGCTTATAATATCGAGGCGTCGTACACGCCTTATTCGGACACGGGGGTATCCATGATTTATTTCGGTTGTGATCCGGAAAATGCCGAATGGTGTCTGAATTTGTGCAAGAAGGAGATGCGGGCCTTGTATGAAGAAAAATTGGGACCCTTGCAGTTGAAACGAGCAAAGGCTCAGATGGTGGGGCAACTGGCTATCTCGTCGGAGAATTACGAGAACTTGATGTTGTCGATCGGGAAGAGTTTCCTGATTTACGATAAGGTGGATAGTCTTGAAGATATTTATACCCAGATCGAGGAAATTACACCGGAGTTACTGATTCGGGTGGCGAAGGAGGTCTTCGACGTGGAAAAGCAATCTGTATTACTATATAAATAG
- a CDS encoding DUF4924 family protein, giving the protein MLIAREKRKSNVAEYILYMWQVEDMLRAMQMDIELVNRNVVSQFGGDDATRKEISDWYDNLIEMMRKEEVTKSGHVQVVKNMVNELTELHFHLLHNVQDMKYKQLFMMAANNLLDYRRKTNLPEEVSDVELALHALYGHLMLRLQKKEINSQTTMAMETFSRMLAYLALRYKEVEENEEMM; this is encoded by the coding sequence ATGTTGATAGCACGCGAGAAGAGAAAGAGTAATGTGGCCGAATATATCCTGTATATGTGGCAGGTGGAGGATATGTTGAGGGCGATGCAGATGGATATTGAGCTGGTGAACCGGAACGTGGTGAGCCAGTTCGGGGGGGATGACGCGACACGGAAGGAGATCAGCGATTGGTATGACAACTTGATCGAGATGATGAGGAAAGAGGAGGTGACGAAGAGCGGGCATGTGCAGGTGGTGAAGAACATGGTGAACGAGTTGACGGAGTTGCATTTCCATTTACTCCATAACGTGCAGGATATGAAGTACAAGCAGTTGTTCATGATGGCCGCGAATAATTTGCTGGATTATCGCCGGAAGACGAACTTGCCGGAGGAGGTTTCCGATGTCGAGCTGGCACTTCATGCTCTTTATGGTCATTTGATGTTGCGATTACAGAAAAAAGAGATAAATTCGCAAACGACAATGGCAATGGAGACGTTTAGCCGGATGCTGGCTTACCTAGCTCTGCGGTACAAAGAGGTGGAGGAGAACGAGGAGATGATGTGA
- a CDS encoding RNA-binding S4 domain-containing protein, with protein MEKVRIDKWLWAVRIFKTRSLAAEECGKGHVSIGDAHVKASREVKVGDVVKVRVPPIEREYVVKQITDKRMSAQLAVDFVEEITPQEKLDILRGTFMQFESRDRGSGRPTKRDRRLIDKLKEL; from the coding sequence GTGGAGAAGGTTAGAATAGATAAATGGTTATGGGCGGTTCGAATTTTTAAAACCCGCTCGTTAGCTGCAGAGGAATGTGGTAAAGGTCACGTCTCTATCGGTGATGCGCACGTGAAAGCGTCCCGGGAGGTAAAGGTCGGGGATGTCGTGAAAGTACGGGTCCCGCCGATTGAACGGGAGTACGTGGTGAAACAAATCACCGATAAACGAATGTCTGCCCAGTTGGCCGTCGATTTCGTGGAAGAGATCACCCCGCAGGAGAAACTGGATATTCTCCGGGGAACTTTCATGCAATTCGAGAGCCGGGATCGTGGTTCGGGACGTCCCACGAAACGGGATCGGAGGTTGATTGATAAACTCAAAGAACTATAA
- the pth gene encoding aminoacyl-tRNA hydrolase, translated as MKYLIVGLGNIGPEYQNTRHNIGFKVLDAFAKASNAVFEDMRYGAVATVKLKGRTLILLKPNTYMNLSGKAVSYWMQKEKIELSNLFVVVDDLALPFGTIRLRGKGSDGGHNGLKSINQLLGTQDYARLRFGIGNEFPKGKQVDYVLGEWSSEEEERFPAMLKHCGEVIENFIFIGVDKTMSLCNNLRF; from the coding sequence ATGAAATATCTTATTGTGGGATTGGGCAACATAGGTCCCGAGTACCAGAATACACGACATAACATCGGATTTAAAGTATTGGACGCCTTTGCTAAGGCGTCCAATGCTGTTTTTGAAGATATGCGTTATGGTGCGGTTGCCACGGTGAAGTTGAAGGGACGTACCCTGATTTTGTTGAAACCGAACACGTACATGAACCTGAGTGGTAAGGCGGTCAGTTACTGGATGCAAAAAGAGAAAATCGAGTTGTCGAACCTTTTCGTGGTGGTGGATGACTTGGCGTTACCTTTCGGGACGATCCGTTTGAGAGGCAAGGGAAGTGACGGGGGGCATAACGGTTTGAAGAGTATTAACCAGTTGCTGGGTACGCAGGATTACGCCCGTTTGCGTTTTGGTATCGGGAACGAGTTCCCCAAGGGAAAACAGGTGGATTACGTGTTGGGAGAGTGGTCTTCGGAGGAAGAGGAACGTTTTCCGGCCATGTTGAAGCATTGCGGGGAGGTGATCGAGAATTTTATTTTTATCGGGGTAGATAAGACGATGAGCCTGTGTAATAATTTGCGATTTTAG
- a CDS encoding 50S ribosomal protein L25/general stress protein Ctc: MQVFDLKGEVRNDLGKKATKAVRYAEKVPCVLYGGEANVHFAVLDKDLKKLLYTPNVYLVNLDLDGKSYGAVMRDIQFHPVTDKVLHIDFYQTSEDKPVVMDVPVRVTGHAAGVQAGGKLAIITRKLKVKALPKDMPDEVVVDVTSLGVGKAIKVQDIHVEGVELMNAKSVVVAQVKLTRAARAAQSAQ; the protein is encoded by the coding sequence ATGCAAGTATTTGATTTAAAAGGAGAAGTAAGAAACGATTTAGGTAAAAAAGCTACCAAGGCTGTAAGATATGCGGAGAAAGTTCCATGCGTTCTTTATGGTGGAGAGGCAAACGTTCATTTCGCAGTTTTGGATAAAGATTTGAAGAAACTTCTTTACACTCCTAATGTATATCTGGTAAATTTGGATCTTGATGGTAAATCTTACGGTGCCGTGATGAGAGATATTCAATTCCACCCGGTGACGGATAAGGTTTTACATATTGATTTCTACCAGACCTCAGAGGATAAGCCAGTTGTAATGGACGTTCCTGTTCGGGTAACGGGACACGCTGCCGGAGTTCAAGCCGGAGGTAAGTTGGCTATCATCACTCGTAAGTTGAAAGTAAAAGCTCTTCCGAAAGATATGCCGGATGAAGTGGTTGTTGATGTTACTTCTTTGGGTGTCGGTAAGGCTATCAAAGTACAGGATATTCACGTGGAAGGCGTAGAGTTAATGAATGCCAAGAGCGTTGTGGTTGCTCAGGTTAAATTGACAAGAGCTGCAAGAGCTGCACAAAGCGCTCAATAG